CCCCCCAGGACCCCAGCCGCAGCCTTCTCCACCGCACTCCCCAGCGCGTCGTACGCGTCGATGATCAGCGCCGTCAGCAGGTCGTCCCGACTGGGGAAGTACCGATACAGCGCCGACGACACCATCCCCAGCTCCCGCGAGACCGCGCGCAGCGACAGCCGCTCAGCCCCGTCGGTGGCGAGCTGGCGGCGCGCGGTGTCCTTGATCTCCTGGGTCAGCTCGGCCCGGGCCCTGTCGCGTGCGGTACGTCCGGCGTTCATGACCCGCAGTCTGCCATGATCACTGCACTAAAGCGAGAGCAGTGCTCTTGACAAGGATCACCCGAAAGTGTTCACTGGTCACAACAGAGAGCACCGCTCTCGCTTTCTCGCCAAGAAAGGCTCACCGCCATGAAGCAGACGTACGACAAGAACCGCGTGATCACCTCCGGCCAGGGCAGCATGCGGGTCTTCAACCGGCTCGTCGCCGCCATGACCAAGGCCGGGATCAGCCTGATGGGCAGCCGGGTCCTGTCGGTCAAGGGCCGCAAGTCCGGCGAGTGGCGCAGTACGCCGGTCAACCTGATGACGCTCGACGGCCAGCCGTACCTGGTCGCCCCGCGCGGTCACGTCCAGTGGGTCAAGAACCTACGCGCCACCCCCGAGGCCCGGCTCCGGATCGGTCGCAGGACCGAGGTGTTCCACGCCGTCGAGCTGGCCGACGCCGACAAGCCCGAGATCCTGCGGGTCTACCTCAAGAAGTGGGCCTGGGAGGTCGGCGCCTTCTTCGAGGGCGACGTCGACAAGAACTCCTCGCTCGAGACGCTGCTGCAGGTCGCGCCCGGCGTACCGGTCTTCAAGATCACCCAGGATGCCAAGATGGGCCGATGATCACTCCCGAGCAGTTGACCGCGGCGCCGAAGGTGCTGCTGCACGATCACCTGGACGGCGGCTTGCGGCCCGCGACGATCGTCGAGCTGGCCCAGGAGATCGGGCACCGGCTGCCGCGGACCGATGCCGGTGAGCTCGGCGAGTGGTTCGTCGAGTCGGCCGACTCCGGCTCGCTGGAGCGGTACCTGGAGACCTTCGACCACACCGTCGCGGTGATGCAGAACGCCGCCGCGATCAGCCGGGTCGCGAGCGAGTGTGTGCAGGACCTGGCCGCGGACGGCGTCGTGTACGCCGAGATCCGCTACGCGCCCGAGCAGCACCTGACCGCCGGGCTCAGCCTGGAGCAGGTCGTCAACGCGGTCCGCGAAGGCTTCGAGCACGGCATGGCGAACGCCGAGCGCCCGATCGTCGCCCGCCAGCTGCTGACCGCGATGCGGCACCAGGCGCGCTCGATGGAGATCGCCGAGCTGTCCGTCGCCTACCGCGACGCGGGAGTCGTCGGCTTCGACATCGCCGGCGCCGAGGCGGGCTACCCGCCCACCCGGCACCTGGACGCGTTCGAGTACCTGCAGCGCGAGAACGCGCACTTCACCATCCACGCCGGCGAAGCCTTCGGCCTGCCGTCGATCTGGCAGGCGATCCAGTGGTGCGGCGCCGACCGGCTCGGCCACGGCGTCCGGATCATCGACGACATCACCGAGAATGCCGACGGCAGCGTCGAGCTCGGCCGGCTGGCGGCGTACGTGCGCGACCGCCGGATCCCGCTCGAGATGTGCCCGAGCAGCAACCTGCAGACCGGCGCGGCCGAGTCCATCGCCGACCACCCGATCGGTCTGCTCACCAAGCTCCGCTTCCGGGTCACGGTCAACACCGACAACCGCCTGATGAGCGGTACGTCGATGACCCGCGAGCTCGCGCTGCTCGCCGACGCCTTCGGCTACGGCCTGGCCGACTTCCGCTGGTTCGCGATCAACGCGATGAAGTCCGCGTTCGTCCCGTTCGACGAGCGCCTCGCGATCATCGACGGCGTCATCAAACCCTGGTACGCCGCCGAGCTCGGCTGACCGATGCAACCTCTGAGGAGTCTTCGGACTCTTTGGAGTCATGCAGGGGGAGACGTTCTCTGAGCCGGGGGTGTGGATCGGCGCGGCCACGCGCCGGGTGGACGACTCCGCCGCCGAGTTCAGCGCGTACGTCGCCGAGCGGTACGACGGCCTGCTGCGGATGTCGTACCTGCTGACCCAGGACCGCGGTCTCGCCGAGGACCTGCTGCAGACGACGCTGGCCCGCTGCTGGTTGTCGTGGTCGAAGATCAAGGCCGAGAACCCGCACTACTACGTCCGTCGATCGTTGGTGAACACCCACCGTGCCTGGTGGCGGGTGAAGCGGAGTCGATGGGAGATCCCCACCGATTCCGTCCCGTATGCCGTCGCTGACGGCGGGTACGACGTCCTGCACGAGAACGCCGTCCTCCTCGAAGCACTCGGCCGGCTGCCGCGGCGGATGTGTGCCGTGATCGTGCTGCGCTACCTGGAGGACCTGTCGGAGCTCGAGACCGCGCGGATCCTCGGCTGCAGCACCGGCACCGTGAAGAGCCAGTCGAGTCGCGCGCTGGCCAAGCTGCGCGACGATCCCGCCCTGAGCAAGGAGGCCTGGCGATGAACCCCGAGGACCTGCGCCGGCGCTTGCACCAGGCCGTCGTACCGGTTGCTGCGCAGGAGGATCCGGCCCCGGCCATCCAGCAACGGGCCAACAGCATCGCCCGCCGCCGGGTCACCGCGACCACCTGTGCGCTCGTCCTCGCGGTCGCCTCGGCGGCGCTGGTCAGCACCCACCGCTCCGGGAGCGAGCCGACCCCTGGCACGCCGGTCGCCACCAGCGTGTCGGGCTTCGGCGGCGGAGCCCAGGCGGGGCTGCTGCCGAAGACCGGCGGCAAGTACCTGATCGAGCAGACCACGATGAAGATCGACCTGCCCACCACACCAGTCCTGTACCAGTGGAGGCAGCAGCCGATCGGCCAGGCCCAGCCCCGGGATGCCATCTGGCTGCTGGCCCGCTGCGCGGAGACCTCCGCCCAGGTGGTCGTGGCACTGCACAGCGAGGCGAACACCTCCTTCACGCAGTACGCGGTGCCGTGCTCGACCAAGACCCAGGTCCCGGTGCCGTCCACTTGGTCGTCCGGAGCACGGGCCGACCTGTCGGTCGGCGTCGGCAGCGCCGGCGAGGTCGTGGTCGAGGCCGGCCTCTACCGCGCCGACTACTGCCGGGCGGGCGAGTGCTGGATTACTTGACATCGGGTACCCGTCAGCGAATACTCGATCTCAAGTAATCGAGATCGAGGACGGGTGATGGTCCGGCGCAAGGTGAGCAATCCGCTGGCGTTCGCCGTGCTCGGCAGTCTCGGCGAGCGGCCGATGCACCCGTACGAGATCTCGACGATGCTCAAGGCCCGGGGCAAGGACGGGAGCATCAAGCTCAATTACGGTTCGCTGTACTCCGTCGTCACCGCACTGGAGAAGGCCGGCTTCGTCGAGGCGGTCGAGACCGTCCGCGAGGGCAACCGCCCGGAGCGGACGATCTACGCGATCACCGCCGCCGGGCGGGAGGAGTTCGACGGCTGGCTGGCCGAGTTGCTCGGGACGCCGGAGAAGGACTTCAGCCAGCTCGAGGCCGGCCTGGCCTACCTTCCGGCGTTCGCGCCGGACCGGGTCGCGGACCTGCTCGAGCAGCGGGCCGGCGTACTGGAGCAGGAGGCCGCCGGGCTGGAGCGCATGCACGACCTGATGCGCTCGAAGAAGTTCCCGGAGATCTTCTGGATCGAGTCGGAGTTCCGGGTCGAACTGCTGCGCACCGAGATCACGTTCGCGCGCCGGCTCGCGGAGCGGATCCGGACCGACGACCTGGAGGGCACCGAGTTCTGGCGCCGGACCCACGACCTGGTCGCCGAGCTCGGCGTCCACCCGGCCGACCTGCTGAAGGATCCGGTCAAGTACTTCGGTGTCGACTTCCCCTGGTTGCGGGAGGTCCCACCGGAAGCACAGTGAGAAACGGCCCCCGGCCCGAGGTGCGGCAACACCTGGGTCGAGGGCCGTCAGTTCCTCGAGCCGGTCCCGAAGGACCTGATGACCCAAGGCGCATCATCAGGATAGACGGCCCGGCTCTTTCACCCACGAAGGAGTCATTCCTATGGTCAGTCATGCCCTGACGGCCGTCGACCTGGTCAAGACCTATCCCGGAGCCCGCCGCGGCCCCGGGGTCCGGGCCCTCGACGGTCTCACGTTCAGCGTGCCGGAAGGAGTCGTGCTCGGTCTGCTCGGACCGAACGGCGCCGGCAAGTCCACTACCGTCAAGATCCTCACCACGTTGTCCCGCGCGGACTCCGGGACGGCGCTCGTCGCCGGGTACGACGTCAACCGCGAGCAGGACCAGGTCCGGCACGTGATCGGCTACGTGCCGCAGAAGGCGAGCTCGGACCCGATGGCCACCGGCCTGGAGAACCTCGTGCTGAGCGGCCGCATCCACGGGCTGTCCCGGTCCACGGCCACCAGTCGCGCACGGGATCTGCTGGAGCGCTTCAGTCTTACCGAGCAGGCCGCGAGGCAGGTCAAGACGTACTCCGGCGGTCAGCAGCGCCGGCTCGACGTCGCGCTCGGCTTGGTGCACCGCCCGAAGGTCTTGTTCCTCGACGAGCCGACCACCGGCCTCGATCCCGAGGCACGGGCCGATCTGTGGGCCGAGGTCCGGCTGCTGGCCGGCGGCGAGGGTCTCACCGTGCTGCTCACGACGCACTACCTGGAGGAGGCCGACCGGCTGGCGGACCAGCTGGCGATCGTCGACCACGGCAAGATCGTTGCCGAGGGCACCCCTGAGGGCCTGAAGGCGGAGCTGCGCGGTGACACCGTGCAGGTCGAGCTGGTCGAGGCCGATGCCGACGGCTCGGTCCGGGGGTTGCTGGCCGGTCTGCCGGGGATCCGGGAGATCGTTGTTGAGGGCAACGTTCTGCGGGCGCGCGTCGACCGCGGCGCGACCGCCGTACCGGCGGTGCTGGGAGCCCTCGAGGAGAAGGCGATTCCGGTCGGTGCGGTGACGGTGTCGCGGCCGTCCCTGGACGACGTGTACCTGAGCTACACCGGCCGGTCGTTCCAGGCGGCGGAAGAGCAGGTGGCGTGATGAGCACCCCAGTCCTGGCGCACACCGGGTTGATCACGTCCCGCTGGCTGCGGGCGCAGTTCCGCTCGCCGGCCCTGATCGCGTTCACGCTCGTGCAGCCGGCGATCTGGCTGCTGCTGTTCGGGCAGCTGTTCAAGGGGATCGTCGACCTGCCTGGCTTCGGCAGTACGTCGTACATCGCGTTCCTCACGCCGGGCATCGTGATGATGACCGCGCTGATGTCGAGCGGCTGGAACGGCACCACGTTCATCACCGACATGGAGCGCGGCGTGATGGACCGGATGCTCGCGTCGCCGGTCCGCCGCGGCGCACTGATGGCCGGGCAGCTGATCAGCAACGCCACCAGTACGGCGATCCAGGCGCTGCTCGTCTTCGGCATCGGCCTCGCGGCCGGCGCCCGGTACGACGGCGGCGTAGTCGGGTTCCTCGTCACGGTCGCGGCGTCGGTGCTGATCGGGACGGCGTTCGGCTCGCTGTCGAACGCGGTCGCCCTGCTCACCCGTCAGCAGGAGGCGCTGATCGGCATCTCCCAGTTCGTCTCACTGCCGCTGACGTTCATGTCGTCGATCATGATCGACCCGAAACTCGCCCCGCACTGGGTCGAGGTCGCGGCGCGCTTCAACCCCGTCGACTGGGCCACCATCGCCGCCCGGGAGTCCCTGTCCGCCAACCCCGACTGGGGTTCCGCGGGCCGGCACGGCCTGTACCTGCTGGCCTTCACACTGGTGGTCGCCTACCTGTCGACCCGGGCGTTCCGTACGTACCAGCGCTCGGTCTGAACGAGCACAGGGGATTCGCCCCCGCGGCGAATCCCCTGTGACGCGGGTCAGACCGGGCTGTAGCAGTTCGTGCTGTCGATGCCCTTCGCCGGATCGTGCAGCCGCCAGTTCATCGCCGACCGGGTCTGCGGACCGTAGATCCCGTCCGCGGGGAGGCCGGTCCGGCGCTGCACCGCCGTGACGGCGTCGCGGGTCGTCGCGCCGTAGTACCCGTTCACGATGATCTTGGCGCCGTAGCAGTAGTTCAGCGTCTGCTGCAGCCCCTTGATCGCCCCCGCCGGATCACCGAAGGGCTCCGCCGGGTTCCGGTGCGGGAAGTCGCCGTACACCAGGTTGCAGGTCACGCTCGTGCTCTCCCAGAGCCCTGGTGTCGTGACCTCCCACCCGCCACCGACCGCCACGGTGCGGCTGCCGTCGCACTGGGACAAGGCCTCGGCCGCGCCGGCAGGGGCGGTGGCCAGAAGCCCCAGCGGGGCGGTGAGTGCGGCGATCGCGAGACCAGCTCGGACGAACATCTTGACTCCTCAGGTCGGGAACACCGTCCTGGTTGCCCGCTCAGGGAAAGCCATGCGTCAGATCAAGAGACCGCGACACGTTCGAAGCGCGGCTGTGATCAGGGGCGGAGCCGGGCGACGGCCCGGAAGCCGAGGCGTTGGAGGGGGACGACCAGCTGGGTCAGCGTGCGGTACGCCGGTTGCTCGACGTACCGGGTGAGGAGCCAGGCGAGGACGACGACGCCGGCGACGGCTCCGACGACCTGCTCGGTGCGGCCGAGGCCGAGGCGCATCAAGTGGTAGGCGAACAGGTAGCCGAGCTCCTGGTTGAGCAGGTAGAGGCCGAACGAGATCTTGGCCAGGAACTGGATCGGTCGCCGGACCGGCGTGAACACCAGCCAGTCCGGACCGCGCGCGGCGAACGCGACCAGGACCAGCAGGGCGCCGATCCCGAGCGCCGACGGCAGGTCCGACGTGTGCACGTACTGCGCGAACACCGTGGCGACCAGCAGTGCGCCGAGGTGCACCGCGGTGATCCGGCGCTGCGACCACAACCAGATCGCGATCCCGATCGCGAACAGCTGCAACCGGTGGAAGCCGAACCCGTTCCACAGTTGCTGCACCACCAGGGGACTGCGCAGGATCCGGTCGTGCCACTGCAGGATCACCGGCGCGATCGTCATCACCCACAGCAGCACGGTGATCCTCGACGGTGAGCCCACCCCGCGCGGCCAGAGCAGCGCGGCCGCGACGAACGCCATCAGCTGCAGCGGCAGCGTCCAGTACGAGCCGTCGATCAGCCGCACGGTCGGGTCCAGTGACGCGATCAGCGTCAGGTTGCCCCACAGGTCCCGCGGGGTCGGGAGGATCCAGTTGTCCGGGCCGAAGAGCACCAGCAGGCTGTACGTCGCCAGCACGGCCACCAGGTAGGGCGGGAGGACCCGGCAGATCCGCTTCCACAGCCAGGGCAGCGTCGGGCCTTTGCGGACCGTCACGCAGACGAAGTACGCGCTGATCACCAGCAGCACACTCGCGCCGACCTGGAACGGGGTCCGGCCGAGCGGTGCGCCCAGCTCGGGGTGCAGCACCGGCCCCTCGAAGGCCGCGTGGTTGACGACGACAGCGAAAACGGCGACTACTCGGACAACATCCCAGCTCAGGCGGCGTGAACCGGCCTGGGGTGAGGGCGGTTCCAATTTCGACAACTCACAGACATCTCGACCGACTCCCCCTGTGACACATCTGTGATCCTAGGCAGACGGCGACGGCCGATCGCAAATTGTGTGCGACTTGTCACGCTGGGCGTTGCGTCAGGCGGTCTGGAACGTGCGCCGGTAGTTCTGCGGCGGGACGCCGACGACGCGACGGAAGTGGTGGCGCAGCAGTGCCGCCGTGCCGAAGCCGGCCTCGGCGGCGATCTGCTCGATGCCCAGCGAGGTCTGCTCGAGCAGGGTCCGGGCGTGCAGTACGCGCTGCGTGGTGACCCACTTGAGCGGCGTCGTCCCGGTTTCGGCGACGAAGCGGCGGGCGAACGTCCGCTCCGACATCTGCGCGCGGCGGGCCAGGTCGGGCACGGTGTGCTCGATGGTCAGGTTGGCGACCATCCAGTCCAGGACCGGCTGCAGGCTCTCGCTCGACGACTCCGGGACGGGGACCTCGACGTACTGGCGCTGGCCGCCGTCGCGCTGCGGCGGGACGACCATCCGGCGGGCGATCCGGGTCGCGACGGCGCTGCCGAGCTCGCGGCGGACCAGGTGCAGGCAGGCGTCGATGCCGGCCGCCGTACCGGCGCTGGTGATGATGTTGCCGTCGTCGACGAACAGGACGTCCGGGTCGAGCCGGGCGCGCGGGTAGCGCTCGCGGAAGAGGTCGGCGTACCGCCAGTGGGTCGCGCAGTTGCGCCCGTCGAGCAGCCCGGCGGCGCCGAGCACGAACGCGCCCGAGCAGACCGTCAGCAGGATCGCGCCACGGGCCTCGGCTTTGCGCAGGGCGGACAGGATGCGCTCGTCGTACGCCTCGCGCCAGGTGGTCGCGGGCAGCGCGACCAGGTCGGCGTCCTCCAGCTCGTCCAGCCCGTACGGCGCGATGACGGCCGAGTGGCTGCTGGTCCGCAGCGGTTCACCCGGGCGGGTCGAGCAGACCTTGAAGTCGAACGCGGGCACCCCGTCGTCGGTCCGGTCGATCCCGAAGACCTCCGAGAGCACCCCGAACTCGAAGAGTGCGACGTCCTCCATCAGCACCACGGCGATCTTGCGCAACATGTCAGCCAGTATGGCAGAAATTTGCCGAAGGTGGTCAGTAGTGCCAATTGTGGCTGGATGTGAACGGTAGGAGGATTACTGCCATGACCGGAATCGTAGTTCTCTCAGTCCTCGCGCTGGCCATCGTCGCCGCCCTCGAGCTCAGCAACCGCCGCCACTCCACCGGCCTCCCGGCCGGCCCGAGCGACGACCGCGACGTGGCCAGGACCAAGCTCGACCTGCTCGCCCTCGGCGGCAGCGCCAAGCCCTTCACCCACAAGCCCGCCACCACCCCGAGCGCGGTGGTTCACCTCCGCCGCGCGCGCCTCCACACCCCGCACGGTCGCCACGCCGCGTGATCCCCCTTCCAGCGTCCGAAGAAACTGAATGCGTCCGAAGAACCCGAGGCTATAGCGCTCGGTTCTTCGGACGCATTGAGCTTCTTCGGACGCTGCGGGCTCAGGGGGGAGGGCGTGGGGTGGGAAATCCCCGAGCGGGATCGGTGCCGCTGTGTCACCCTCACTCGCATGGACGACTACCGGGTGGTCAATCGGGAGAGCTGGGACGAGCGGGTGGCCGCGCATGCGGCGTCGCCGGACTACAAGCTGGCGGAGTTCGCGCGGGATCCGGAGTTCATCTCCGACGTGGTGCGGTTCGATCTGCCGCGGCTGGGTGACGTCAGTGGTCTGCGCGGCGTGCACTTGCAGTGCCACATCGGCACCGACACGATTTCCCTGGCCAGGCGGGGCGCGCGGATGAGCGGGCTGGACTTCTCCGGGCCGGCTGTCGAGCAGGCGCAGGGCTTCGCGGACCAGCTCGGGCTGGAGATCGACTTCCACCAGGCCGACGTGTACGACGCGGTCGAGGTGCTCGGCGCCGCGGCGTACGACCTGGTCTTCACCGGGATCGGCGCGATCGGCTGGCTGCCGAGCATCGACCGCTGGGCGGCGACGGTGAGCGGACTGCTGAAACCAGGCGGACGCCTGTTCATCCGCGAGGGGCACCCGATGCTCTGGACGCTCGACGACGCGACCGACAAGCTCGAGGTCGGCTTCCCGTACTTCGAGACGCGGGAGCCGCAGGTCTGGGACGAGGGCGGCACCTACGTCGAGACCGACGTGGAGTTCCAGCACACCGTGACCCACGAGTGGAACCACGGCCTGGGCGAGATCATCACCGCGTTGATCAAGCACGGCCTGCAGCTGACCGCCTTCGAGGAACACGACAGCGCTCCCTGGATCGCGCTGCCGGGCAAGATGACCAAGGACCCCGGCTTCGCCGAGTGGCGGCTGACCGACCGCCCCGAGCGGCTGCCCTGCACCTACACCCTGCAGGCCGTCAAACTCTGACTCCACCCCGGCGTACGGCGGACAACCGCACGCCTCGGACCCGGCGAGGGTCGTCCCTGCTCGCCGGGCCGGGCGGAGTCGGTAGGGCTCAGCGCGCGTTACGCCGCTGCTGGACCTTCTGGAACATCTCCTTGGCCTTGCGCTGGTTCTCCGGCTTGCTCAGCTCGCGCTGCGCGACCTGGGCCAGCTTGGCGACCACAGCGCCCTTGAGCAGTGACTTCACGAAACCCATCGGGGGCCTCCTTCTCTCTTGCCTCGAAGGTAGCGGTTCACGCCAAGAAACCGGCTAGGGAATCCGCCTGAGCGACCCCCGGGTTTCCGCGCGGGCACCCCCTGAAACCCCTACTGGCGAGTCTGGGATCTGTCGGTGGCGTACGGCACACTGTGGGGGTGCCCGAGTTGCCGGAAGTCGAATCGCTGGCGGGGTTCCTGCGGGAGCGCGCCGTCGGACGGGCGATCGTGCGTGCCGACATCACCGCGATCAGCGCGCTGAAGACCTACGACCCGCCGATCTCCGCCCTGACCGGGCTGCTGATCGACGACGTCAGCCGGCACGGCAAGTTCCTCGACCTCGAGGCCTCCGGCGTGCACCTGGTGATCCACCTGGCCCGCGCCGGCTGGCTGCGCTGGCGCGAGCAGCAGTCGACCGGTCTGGTCCGTCCGGGCAAGGGCCCGATCGCGCTCCGGCTGATCCTGGACGACGAGTCCGGCTTCGACCTGACCGAGGCCGGCACGCAGAAGAAGCTCGCGGTGTACGTCGTCCGCACCATCAACGAGGTCCCCGGGATCGCCAAGCTCGGCCCCGACCCGTTCCTGCTCTCGCCCGAGGGCTTCGCCGAGATCCTGCACGAGGCCGGCCGGGTCCAGCTCAAGGGCGTACTGCGCAACCAGTCGGTGATCGCCGGGATCGGCAACGCCTACTCCGACGAGATCCTGCACGTCGCGAAGATGAGCCCGTTCAAGCCGGCCTCCAACCTGAGCGATGACGAGCTGCAGGAGCTCTACACCGCGATGCAGGAGACCCTGCGCGACGCGGTCGAGCGGTCGAAGGGCCTGGCCGCCCAGGACCTGAAGTCGGAGAAGCGCAGCGGCATGCGCGTACACGGCCGCAAGGGCGAGAAGTGCCCGGTCTGCGGCGACACCGTCCGCGAGGTCAGCTTCGCCGACTCCTCCCTGCAGTACTGCGCGACCTGTCAGACAGGCGGCAAGCCGTTGGCCGACCGCCGCCTGTCCAAGCTGCTCAAGTAGTCATCTGGTCGAACATGGTCTTCACGTCGGCCGAGTTCGGCGTCGCCAGCAGGTACGGCGTACCGCTGGTCGTCCGCCGCGACGTCACCGCGAACACGTAGCCGAGGTTCGCGTCGATCCGGTCCTTCATCCACGGACCGCCGCTCGCGCCGCCGTTCATCGTGCAGCCCAGCGCCGCGTCGGTGCTGCCCCACGCGAACGTCGTACCGTCGCAGTAGTACGGGACCTCACCGTTGTACGGCGGCTCGGCCGGCCAGCCCCAGATCCGCGTCCCGGCCTGGTCGCGGCCGTTGCCCCAGACCAGTCCGTTGCCGCCGACCGCGTCGATCAGGTTCTGCCCGTTGCGCTGCTGCAGCGTGACGAACGCCTGGTCGTGGCTGAAGTCGCTGCTGTCGATCCAGGAGTTGAACGCGCGCGCCTGGCTCCAGTTCCACAGCCCGGCGCCGGACTGGCCGTTGTAGTACGACGGCGCGAACACGATGTTGCTGTGCCAGCCCTGACCCGCGCCGCCGTGCACGCAGTGGCCGGCGGTGATGATCAGGTTCTTGTAGCTGTTGTTGATCGTCGACGCGGAGCAGACGTAGTTCAGGCCGTTGTAGCTGAAGAACACCTTGCCCGCCGAGCTCGGCACCGGGTCGTTGGCGACCTTGTGCCTCGGCGCGACCGGATGCGACGCGACGCCGCCGGCCTGGCTCGATTTCCCTTGGGGAGAAGGGGTTCCGGTGGTGCCGGGCAGGTCGGCGGGGATCGCGTTCTTCAGCTTCTCCGCGGTCCAGTAGCCGGTCGCGTCCAGCCCGCCGGCCTTCTGCGGTACGGCGGGAGCCTGGACGGCGGTGGTGGCGGCGGGTGGTGTCGCCGTCGAGGGAGTGGCGGTCGCGACCGCCGTACTGGTGAGCAGGACGCCGGCGGCAAGCAGGCGCAGGACGGGTCGGGTCATGGGCGGTGACTCCTCGTTCGGGGCGGTAACTGTCAGGAGATGACCGATCACCCACAGTAGAAAGGAAGAGTTTCCCCGGCGCAACGTTCTGACCGATTTTGACCAGAAGGGTTCACCAAGGCAACGAAGCGGGCCGGCGCCCGGCGTCCAGTTGAACGACCAGCGGCGCGGCGCCCGCGCCCTGCCGTAGCCGAAGCTTCCGGCCGATGGTCGCTCCCGGAGCGAGCCCTTCGAAGTCCCACGCGTCCTCGGCGCCGTGCCATCCCGCGGGCCTCGGCACGCGCACCGATCCGCGGGTCGCCGTCCGGCCGAAGTTCGTCACCTGCACCTCGAGCTCACCGTGCTTCGGGTGCACCGAGGCCAGCACGGTCCCGACCGGTGCGACCAGCGCGCGCGTCGCCACCAGTCCCGCCACGGACAGCCGCACGACCCGGCCGGCTCGCACCGGGAACGGCCCGATGACCTGGCCGACGACATCAGCCACCGGTACGCCGTACGCGCGTCCGCCGACCTGTACCCGGAACTCGCCGCCGGGCGCGAGGGCCTCGATCAGCCGCATCCCGGCCTCGGCCGGGCCGATCAGGCGGACGCCGACGTCCGCCGTACGGCGTGCGACCAGGTGGAACGTCGCCCTCGACAGCGCCGTCGGCGTGAGGTCCCAGACGCCGTCGGCGTTGGCGGTCGTCGTGTCCGGCGGGACGATCCTGAGCTTGCCCTGCAGCGCGACCTTGACCACCGTCAGCGCCGGGAACTGGTCGGAGCCGGGCAGCCGGACGACCAGGTCGTCGCCGTCGCGACGCCAGGTGAGGGCCTTGCCGGTCCGCTCCTCGACGACATGCCGCGGTGTGGTCGCGAGTCCCGGCAACCGGACCTCGTGGTCGGCCGGGCGGCGGGTGATCCTGAGCAGCAGCACTCCGCAGTTCCGCAGGATCGCCTCACCCCACGGCTGCGGCCCGAACTCGCCGGGGATCCCCTCGACCAACGCCAAGTCGCGCCTCCACTCGCTGGTACGTCCGACCATCCGTCGTCGCCCGGGGGCCTGTCAACGCGCGATCCACCGGCTGAGCATCCGCATTCCACCGCTCCGGGTGTGATGGTTCACCTCCGGGCTGCAATGATCGGGGTATGACGCAGAACCCGATGATTCCCGCCGTCGTCGTCGCCGACGTGGACGACGCTTTGCTGGCCGAGGCCTTCGTGCTCGACGTGCGGGAGCCGGACGAGTGGAACAGCGGTCACATCGAGGGTGCGACCCACATCCCGCTCGGCCAGCTGCAGCAGCGGGTCGGCGAGGTGCCGCTCGGCCAGAAGGTGATCTGCGTGTGCGCGGTCGGCGGCCGCTCCGGCGTCGCCACCCAGTACCTGATGTCCGAGGGCCGCGAAGCGATCAACCTCGACGGCGGCATGCACGCCTGGCAGTCCTTCGGCCGCCCGGTCG
The Kribbella italica DNA segment above includes these coding regions:
- a CDS encoding trypsin-like serine peptidase, whose product is MTRPVLRLLAAGVLLTSTAVATATPSTATPPAATTAVQAPAVPQKAGGLDATGYWTAEKLKNAIPADLPGTTGTPSPQGKSSQAGGVASHPVAPRHKVANDPVPSSAGKVFFSYNGLNYVCSASTINNSYKNLIITAGHCVHGGAGQGWHSNIVFAPSYYNGQSGAGLWNWSQARAFNSWIDSSDFSHDQAFVTLQQRNGQNLIDAVGGNGLVWGNGRDQAGTRIWGWPAEPPYNGEVPYYCDGTTFAWGSTDAALGCTMNGGASGGPWMKDRIDANLGYVFAVTSRRTTSGTPYLLATPNSADVKTMFDQMTT
- a CDS encoding class I SAM-dependent methyltransferase, which gives rise to MDDYRVVNRESWDERVAAHAASPDYKLAEFARDPEFISDVVRFDLPRLGDVSGLRGVHLQCHIGTDTISLARRGARMSGLDFSGPAVEQAQGFADQLGLEIDFHQADVYDAVEVLGAAAYDLVFTGIGAIGWLPSIDRWAATVSGLLKPGGRLFIREGHPMLWTLDDATDKLEVGFPYFETREPQVWDEGGTYVETDVEFQHTVTHEWNHGLGEIITALIKHGLQLTAFEEHDSAPWIALPGKMTKDPGFAEWRLTDRPERLPCTYTLQAVKL
- a CDS encoding Fpg/Nei family DNA glycosylase, which gives rise to MPELPEVESLAGFLRERAVGRAIVRADITAISALKTYDPPISALTGLLIDDVSRHGKFLDLEASGVHLVIHLARAGWLRWREQQSTGLVRPGKGPIALRLILDDESGFDLTEAGTQKKLAVYVVRTINEVPGIAKLGPDPFLLSPEGFAEILHEAGRVQLKGVLRNQSVIAGIGNAYSDEILHVAKMSPFKPASNLSDDELQELYTAMQETLRDAVERSKGLAAQDLKSEKRSGMRVHGRKGEKCPVCGDTVREVSFADSSLQYCATCQTGGKPLADRRLSKLLK
- a CDS encoding helix-turn-helix domain-containing protein, whose product is MLRKIAVVLMEDVALFEFGVLSEVFGIDRTDDGVPAFDFKVCSTRPGEPLRTSSHSAVIAPYGLDELEDADLVALPATTWREAYDERILSALRKAEARGAILLTVCSGAFVLGAAGLLDGRNCATHWRYADLFRERYPRARLDPDVLFVDDGNIITSAGTAAGIDACLHLVRRELGSAVATRIARRMVVPPQRDGGQRQYVEVPVPESSSESLQPVLDWMVANLTIEHTVPDLARRAQMSERTFARRFVAETGTTPLKWVTTQRVLHARTLLEQTSLGIEQIAAEAGFGTAALLRHHFRRVVGVPPQNYRRTFQTA
- a CDS encoding rhodanese-like domain-containing protein, translating into MTQNPMIPAVVVADVDDALLAEAFVLDVREPDEWNSGHIEGATHIPLGQLQQRVGEVPLGQKVICVCAVGGRSGVATQYLMSEGREAINLDGGMHAWQSFGRPVATD